Within the Zea mays cultivar B73 chromosome 10, Zm-B73-REFERENCE-NAM-5.0, whole genome shotgun sequence genome, the region CGTGACAAGGGGGAACGAGACCGGCCATCCATCTAGTCTGTCGTCAAAACGAGTTCGGGAAGGGAGAAGGATAAGGGAACAGTGGAGAAGTTTGGCGGCGATGTTCCGGACGACGTACCAGGGGAACCGTGGAAGGAGACGAGACGCAACTTGCAGGACGATGGATCGAGGACTCTGAGGATGGCGGCACCGAAGGGAGACGAGACGGATGGCAGCCTGCAGCCTGCAAGACGGCGGATCAAGGACTCCGAGGATGGCTGTACGAAGGGGAGAAAGGGCTTTGTGAAATGTCAGTGGGGGTTGAGATACAAGGGAACAAGTATTGGGCCGCTCGTCCCAGGGTCTCAAATTTACTGCTCCTGAGATTAGGCCCTAATTTTTTTTATGAATTCTATTGAAATAGGGCCTCCGTTGGACCTCATTTTTCTGGATGGAGCCTCATATTTCAAATTGTTAATGAGTTTAGGGcctctattggagttgctctaacaaACAAAAAAACCCCGAGTTGCATTAGGCCGCGCCGAGCCATCTGAGCTGACGGCACGGTACTGTTATTTTTTTGTTATTGAACGAGCTGAGACAGTTCGACCCGTGCAGCATTAGGCTCCAAAAACAGACACCCAGAGGGTTTAGCCCGTTAGCTTCCACCACGAGCCAGCCCAACAACTCTCGTCAATAGTCCAATAACATGTCAGTCCATCCGAGTGGCCCATAACTCGTTgcaaaacaaacaaaaaaaacaTAATGGCCCATCACCGAGCTGCACCGACGCAGCGCATGCGGGAAGTTGAAACTGtgcctctttttcttttcctcgtCTCCCGTTTCTGTCTCTGTTCTATTTTCTCTTCCTCTTCTTATTCGCCAAAAAAAAAGATAAACAGAACGATCGTACGGCCCATCTAACGTGGTGGTGGACCGTCTGGCCTTTCGGcctgtgtgtgtgctgcggataacGGCCGTTTCTAGAGTCGGAAAGCACGAAAAAAAGAGGAAAAGGGACCGTCCGAGTTCCCATGCATGTCATGTGTTTTCCCGGTCTTGGATCCCGAGCTATAAAACCAAcagtgtcgtcgtcgtcgtcggtacTCGAGAATCTTGAGACCGATGATCGACGACAGCAACGTCgtgagaaaaaagaaaaagaaaggggcTGAAAGCTCAATAGCAAAGCAACTAGTagttaggggtgaaaacgggtaggGTACTCGAAACGGGTATCAGATACGGATACTGATTCGGGACCAtttttcggatacggatacgggtattttttatattcgggacggatacgggtaatacccggatagtacagcttcggattcgggtcggatacggagcgagtactacccggtaagtacccggatattcgggtcggatacgggtacccggaattcgggtacccgttttttctttttctgcataataatatagttataaaatcataacttttacatatgaaatcggatgaagataaagtttatatgaaaattgtagagctcgaagagatctataactttgtagtacaacacatttttgtttaaacatatctttaggccaaaattattgaaataatgtctaaatttatatcaaaataataaactttatcattttcatgtggggacttaagattatatccatgtgggaacttaggattatctttttataaactatttattaatattggtaacttatttgcaatttccggtcgacgctacaatatttttatgaatttaattatattttgatgattttctacaacaagaaattaataatacaccaaatagtctaaaaaattcatgaatttttacggggacacaacatatatccacatatagttctcaaaaacatttggactataaaatccacaagatgttggtgtttcttccattccgctcccacttattgcgtgagttacacgtgaaatcattttatgtatcgaagtttcaacataattaatatttcacttatcattttcacgcggcgacttgaggttttatttgaatagaatgtttatttgttttggtAAGCGTTTTGCAATTTTAGATCAAAACTAGTgtatttatgaattttaattatattttgatgattttatgtagaAAGAAATTTATAATGTATAGATAGCCTCAGAAATCTATGAAATTATACGAAGGTACAATATATGGCCACATATAGTCATAAAAAATAatgggaccataaaatccacaggatgtcaacgtttcttctattttatttccacttattgcgtgagttacacgtgaaatcactctaagtatccaagtttcaacataatcaatacttcactttaccatttttatgtgGAAACTTGAGATTATCTTCTATTAAATGTTTATTAGTATTAATTTACTTGCAATTTCGTGGTCGAACAAAAATATTTTTTATAACCAATTAATGTATTATCCGACAAGTATCCGATATCCGATCAAATAATATCCGTATCCGTCACTTATCCGCCCGGATAAATATCCGGTCCCTGTatccgtatccgtcccgtttctaactatctgtatccgaacccgaatccgttttaaatacattagggtaggatacaggatgagctaatatccgtccgtatccgcccgttttcacccctactaGTAGTACTGTAGCAATTGGAACATGCACATGCAAACCGAGATTCATTCCCATGCGTTCGAATTGGAACAAAGACAAGGCCTTTATTgaccaaaacaaaacaaaacaaaaaagaaGAAGCCCAGCGCAACACATGGACCAGATTCTGTTTACATGCCGTGGTCTTTACTAATTTACTAACAAAGATGTGGCTTTCATAGCACTACACCGTGTGCCAAAAAAAACACACATACACACACAAAGGATATCACCTCGTATGTCTTTTGTCGCCATCAtcaaaacaaacaaacaaaaaagaGATAATGATTTGTTGGAGACCAAATGTGTCTCGcgaacggtccggccctgaggtcggacggtccgcggtccggactgtccgcgatggtggcgcggacggtccgcgcgtgcgcagaatcagttagggttcctagtttctcgcgggattggtTACCTAAAACCACGGGATTAACTCGAAAATCAGTTTGAAGCAGAttcagacctcccctttatatagataaatggctacggccgattgaagccCCACCAATCGATCAAAtgaagtctatttctcgtttttatcttatgcaattaggagtagttctagtctagttctagtttagcctctcaatctccaaattttccgcctctcttcgactctacgtcgattagagtagtctaggtcggtctacccgagcctagacaccacctaggatctctcctccccgacggggtccctcccgggagcgagatccaggcgacgccggcgaccttcgccgccccctgcgcacgcgcggacggtccggccccagggcgcggatcgtccggccgtcaggcaggaaacctttgccctgctccaggtcgcggaccgtccggccctgtgccgcggaccgtccgcgcctgaccagagagtacCGACGCCGGTTtttgttgagtgattggcgctccgaaaaggcgtcaacaggaTTTAAAGTTGGTCAATGTCTCAAATGGGAAGTCATCCGATATATATCCCCGTGACTCGTTTGAACCCTAATCACAAGATTGTTGTACATGCCATTGGCGACTATGAGCCCAACATAACATACTTTATTGTAAACTCTACATTTTTTTCAAAGCCCGCCATATAACATTCTTTAGCACTTCGTTATAATTCTTCTCTGGCTTAATGAAAACCATCGCGTAGTTCCTTCTTTTGTTCCCTGCAACACTGCTCCATCACCTGCCTTACTAGGGGAAATGGCTTTCTATGGTTGATCTTGTATCCATGAAACCAAACTGGTTCGAAGAGATTCTCGCTGTTTGTCTCAGAAGGTTGATCGACAACTCTTTCTTATAGCTTTATAGTATGACTCAGTGACTCAATGTATCTGTATCTAATACGACTTTGACTACCTTCTGTATTCTTCTTGGTTGCTATCGATATTGTTATTCTTCACTTGTCAGTCATCTTGTTGGTGGTGGACCGAAATATACGTCCAATAATTTGGTTAAATTGACGACGATCAGTATTTTGTCTAGCCTTGGCGGCCCGGGCCCGGCCAGGCAGCGCGGaggtgagagagagaggggaaaggaaAGGAGAAAAGCGCACGCGCAGCCGCGAGCGACATGACCCTTCCCCTCCATCTGCTTTCCTCGAGTTCCGTGCCTAGTCATTGCCTCACCCCTCTCGTCCTCGGTCATGGTGCGATCATGTCACCTTGCTTGCCATCATCATGCATGCTACACACAGTAGCCCCCCACAGCCAAAAAAAAGGCGGTGCGTACCATCCATCCGTCATGTATACAGCTCGGCTCGGAAAAATGGATACAGTTATAGTTTGAGCCGAGAGTTCTGTAGAGTAACTGCTGCAGAGTAATTGTCTAGAGGACTCCTTAAATCAATAATTTACATAGATAATAATATAAAAAACTTCTTTTCCAATAGTTatctaaatgaactttctaaatttagTTTTTTTCTCATATAATCTCCTCTCCTCTCTGATCTGACCGTTCTGTAAATTTTATATTTGTCACTGCATAATTAAACTTTGCACTAACGAAGAACAAATAAAAAGTTTTTTTTTATTAATGTACCGTTGTCGACACAAAATTGATAGATTTCGTGACCTGACATAACCCCCTCcctcaaaaaaaaaaaaagatcGTCATAATTTCGCACGAGGCTTACCACGCGCGTGCGTGCGTGCCCACTAGCGAACGAGAGACACACACAGAGACAGAGAGTGACACGGTGCAGTGGTCGTTGCGTGTAGGTGCTCCGTGCTCGCGCCAGCAGTGAGACCGATCGATCTGTTCTGTTCTTTTGTGCGACGTACGGTAATGATCAGCCATGATGCGCCCTTGCGGCGTTACGTACCTTGTCAACGCCTCAGCCTACGTACTCATCAGcaagccagccagccagccagccgtGCTCTTGCTCTCTGGCGGTGGTGCCTGTGCCTGTGCCTGTGTGTGTGGCAAAGCTAAAAAAAGCGCCACCCTCGGTCTACAAGGCCGGATACAGAATTTTATTAGCTAGGTCTAGAGTAGCACAAACTCTTGttataaaaaaaagaaaagaagctGTGTCATCTCTTTATGTCATTGAATAGGTCTAGTAGATAAAAAAAACATGTTTCGTAATAATTGGTCAATGCTGCGTGTTTTGACAAGCACTGTGCATGCTTATTTTTACAACGGGAAAATCTTCCTAAACTTCGCCAagtaaagaaagaaagaaagaaaggagGAGGAGGTACCACGAGTAGAAGCCGTGTACTTGGACGGACTTGGCCAGCAAAGCGAGCGGCAAGCTGGGTGGGGCAGCAGAAGTGACCGCCCGCCAAAGCGGTAAAAGCGAAAGGAGCACGGGGAAAGGAGGAGAGGTAGTCGAGCACGACGCCCACTCTCACTCTGACTGATGACTCTCTCGGGACGGCGCACGCAGGGCAGGCCGGCAGGGCAACATGCTCCTCCTCCGGCATCATTCCATTCCATTTCCCTCTCTCTTCACCGACCGACAGCGACAGGCAGCCTTCCCCTTCCTCCCGCGGTCCCGCCCCCATGACACGTCTCCACTCCAGTCCATCCTACTGTGCACTTATTCCATTCGGTTCCGTTCCGTTCAATCAAGCAGCAGCCAGCAGCTGACTGTCTGTCTGTGAGCCATTGCCATTCCAAGGCACCACCAGGCATACTGACAGTGGAGCAGGCGGTGTCCCCTAGTCACCCGGCGATTCCTCTTCCCTTCCTCCCCCCACCGTCGTCGAGTCCGAGtcgcttttctctctctctctctctctctcttgggtTTCTCTCTGTCTGTCTGTCTCTGACACTCACTCACTCTCTCTCTGGCCCAGGCCGCGCTCAGCTAATCTCGTTCCTAATCCCCCCCGCGTCAAGATCAAGACATAACACAACACAACACAACAGACGATGCTCTGTCGCTGTCTGCACTCTCTATCGTCTTCCTTCCGTCCGCTCCCCTCCCAGCAGGCCAGCAGGCTCCCAGTTTGTTTTGCCACGcgccgacgacgacgaccagccgtCATTCCTTGGCCTCGTCCGTTTCCCTCCTCCAGACCAGACCAGACCTCCACCGCTGAGAGCatttcagagagagagagagagagagagagagagagagagagaggagagagagagagagagagagagaagaggacgTACGACGAGGAGGGCAATGGGGATGGGCAGCGACGCCGCCGCGCTGTTCCCCTTCTCCACCAGCACCACCGCCACGTCGCCGCGGCTCTGCGGCGCCACCGCCGTCAGCCACAGGAGGTCAGGCCACCCCCCACCTCTCTACCTCTACCTCTACCTCCCCTCGCCGCCTTTCCATTTCCTTTGCATCGCATTGCATTGTCGACATACCTGGGCGAAAAAGCAACAGCGATAGCTTGCGGTGCCGGTGCCGGTGCCGGTGCCGGTGCGGGCGCTAGTCTTCCCTTCTCTCTAGATCTCTTCGCCATTCCGCTTCGGCACCTCTCTAGCTCTCACTCCTACGGCCCACCGATTCGGCACCGCTGTCCTGTCTAACGCTCCTGTGGGCGGGCATTGCGTTGCCCCTGTTGCTTGTGGTTCGTGCAGGATATTCTCAGACGTCGCTGAGGACGTGACGGTGTCGGTGGACGGCCAGTCGTTCCTGCTGCACAAGGTCGGTGCAACTGTTTTGCCTTTGGGAAGCAACAAGAGCTtaatgaatgaatgaatgaaaTGTGCcgttttttttgtttgtttgcAGTTCCCTCTGGTGTCCCGGTGCGGGCGGATACGCAAGATGTTGGCGGACTCCTCCAGCTCCAACAGCAAGGACGCAGACGGCCACCAGAAGCTGGAGCTGGCGAACGTGCCGGGGGGAGCCTACGCGTTCGAGCTGGCCGCCAAGTTCTGCTACGGCACAAACTTCGAGATAACCGCGGCGAACGTGGCGCAGCTGCGGTGCGTGGCGGAGTACCTGGAGATGACGGAGGACCAGCACGCGGACAACCTGGTGGCGCGGGCGGAGGCGTACCTGGCCGAGGTGGCGCTGCGGAGCCTGGACGGGGCGCTGGAGGTGCTGCGCAGGTGCGACGACGGCGGGCCCGTGGCGGAGCAGGTCGGGCTGGTGGCCCGCTGCGTCGACGCCGTCGCCGCCAGCGCGGGCAAGGAGCAGCTGGTCTCCGGCCTGGCGGCGCACCTGGAGACGTGCgactgcgccgccgccgcgcgctgcCGGGAGGACTGGTGGGTGGAGGACCTCTCCTTGCTCCGGATCGACCACTACCGCCGCGTCATCGCCGCGATGCGGCGGAGCGGGGTCCGGCCGGAGACCATCGGCGCGTCCGTGGCGCACTACGCGCAGACGTGGCTCAAGGGCGTGGACGTGGAGCAGCGGCGGCGCCAGCGCGCCTGCTGGGACGGATCGGGCCCGTTCGTCGGCGACGGCCAGCGGATGGTCGTCGAGACGCTCGTCGACGTGCTTGCCACGGAGAACGTCGCGGCCGTCACGCTCTCCTTCCTGTTCGGCATGCTGCGGGTCGCCGTCGAGGTCGACGCCAGCCTCGACTGCCGGATCGAGCTCGAGCGCCGGGTCGGGATGCGCCTGGAGATGGCGGCGCTCGACGACCTGCTCGTCCCCGCCGCGCAGACCAGCGACTCCATGTTCGACGTCGACACCGTCCACCGCATACTGCTCAGCTTCTTGCAGAGGATTGATGAGGATAGCTCGGGGGACCTGTCGTCTCCCCCCTGCGGGTACGACTCCGACGGCCTCAAGTCTCCCAGCCACGGATCGGTGCTCAAGGTCGGGAGGCTCATGGACGGCTATCTCGCGGAGGTGGCGCCGGATCCGTATCTCAAGCTGCAGAAGTTCATGGCCCTTATTGAGCTGCTCCCGGATTATGCGCGCATTGTTGATGATGGCCTCTATCGCGCCATCGACATATACCTCAAGGTAAAGCCATTAGATTACAAGTGTCacactttttttttctttttcttctgtaGCTGTTTCAGTGAATACAGAGCAGAGATCAGAGTTCCATATTCTAAGTATCTATCTTATATTCAGTCTTGATGGAACTGTGTATATGCAATCAAATGGAATGAATGAATTCTAGCTGGTCGCTGGACCTTGATCTGTGTCTGCTTAAACTTTTCCAGATCAATGTATATGCCTGGAGTTAAGTTGCATAAAAATTGACAAAAAAAACATGATATTTGTAGGATCAATCAGAACAAGTTTAGCTGATCAAATAGAATAAGAACATATTTTATTTAGTGTCAATGAATTCCATTCCTGAGCAGGCATATTTCCCATGCAATTAGATAGCATGGAAATATGTGTATGCAATAAAATACTATACTCTAGCCGACCACTGGACTTGGATTTCTGTGTGGTTGAAAACACAATTGTCTGATCAGTCTTCAGGCCTGAAGGTAATAACATCTTGCCTGATCAATCTTTACTATGTCTGACGGTAGCCTGAAGCCCTTTGTAATCAGGCCAAGCGCATCCTTTGCACTAGCTGTTTGCTTTGTCATTTCTTGATCGGTTTTGTGTCTAGAGAAAGAACTCGTTGGCTGACCAAATGTTTTGCTGCGGGGGggaaaaaaacaaacaaaaacaGGCGCATCCATCTCTGACGGAGTCGGAGTGCAAGCGGCTGTGCAAGCTGATCGACTGCCAGAAGCTGTCGCAGGACGCGTCGAGCCACGCGGCGCAGAACGACCGGCTGCCGATCCAGATGGTGGTGCGCGTGCTCTACTTCGAGCAGCTCCGCCTCAAGTCGTCCTTCTCGGGCGGCGGGTCCGGGTGCGTCGGCTTGGGCGGCGCCGACGGGTCCTTCTCGCAGCGGTTCGTGTGCAGCAGCAGCGGCGTGCCGAGCTCGTGCGTGTCCCCGCAGCGGGACAACTACGCGTCGCTGCGGCGGGAGAACCGGGAGCTGAAGCTGGAGATCTCGCGGATGCGGGTGCGGCTGACGGAGCTGGAGCGGGAGCAGGGGCTGATGAAGCAGCAGGGGAGGATGCGCGGCGGggacggcggtggcggcggcgggcgggGCGGTGGCGGCGAGCACGGCCGCGCCTTCCTTGCGTCGCTGTCGAGGGGCATCGGCCGCATCACCATGTTCGGCGGCGGGCCTGCGGCGGCCGACAGGCGGCGCAAGAAGAGCGGCGGCCGGAGCTCCCAGTGCTCCGACGGCAAGGCCCGCAGGCGGCAGAAGGCGTCCTTCGCCTATGACTGAAGCTTCGCTGCTGGCGTCGACAATGGAGGCGCGGCAGGCGGCGATCGTGGATGGATGCGGTCTCAGCGTCTGGAGGATCGGTCGGAGCTAAAGCAGGGACGGTGGCTGCTGACAGCTGAGTGGGTGACGATGATCAAGAATTCAAGACTGCGGTTTTAGCTGTTGGTGATGGCAGTCCGTCGCTCAGACGAACAAACAACAGGGAGGAATGGAACGGATCAGGAGGAGTTTATTGCAGGAAATGCTACAGGCTAGCGAGAGATTTTTTAGCATGCAGGAACGACGCAGGATCAGTAAAGTAGTGTAGCAAACTGTTTTAGCCTGAACTCTGAATGCCTGCTTTCACTGGATTGCATTTGCATAATGCATCCATGCATCGCAGTATCGCACAGCTTTAACGCGCGAAAACGGAAACTAGCGTTACGACCACACCGTTCTGGAGAACGGAGATGTGCCGTTCTGGTAAATTCTAGAGCATGGCAAAAGACATATTTCACCGTTTCCTCAAAGTGTGGAATTATATTTGCGTACATCGCTATGGTTTTATATACCACATATGTATATCTTATTCAAATTCGATAGTTATTTAAAAATGTTTCAAATCTTTACTATAAACATGCAAAAAAGTCTTGAGCAAAAAAGCTTTGAGCGGCTTGCGAGAAAGATGGTGTCCTACTCGTGTCCTTGCAGGTACGACGGGCGACAGCGCCATAACTGGTGCCTACGCT harbors:
- the LOC100273151 gene encoding BTB/POZ domain-containing protein At3g08570, which codes for MGMGSDAAALFPFSTSTTATSPRLCGATAVSHRRIFSDVAEDVTVSVDGQSFLLHKFPLVSRCGRIRKMLADSSSSNSKDADGHQKLELANVPGGAYAFELAAKFCYGTNFEITAANVAQLRCVAEYLEMTEDQHADNLVARAEAYLAEVALRSLDGALEVLRRCDDGGPVAEQVGLVARCVDAVAASAGKEQLVSGLAAHLETCDCAAAARCREDWWVEDLSLLRIDHYRRVIAAMRRSGVRPETIGASVAHYAQTWLKGVDVEQRRRQRACWDGSGPFVGDGQRMVVETLVDVLATENVAAVTLSFLFGMLRVAVEVDASLDCRIELERRVGMRLEMAALDDLLVPAAQTSDSMFDVDTVHRILLSFLQRIDEDSSGDLSSPPCGYDSDGLKSPSHGSVLKVGRLMDGYLAEVAPDPYLKLQKFMALIELLPDYARIVDDGLYRAIDIYLKAHPSLTESECKRLCKLIDCQKLSQDASSHAAQNDRLPIQMVVRVLYFEQLRLKSSFSGGGSGCVGLGGADGSFSQRFVCSSSGVPSSCVSPQRDNYASLRRENRELKLEISRMRVRLTELEREQGLMKQQGRMRGGDGGGGGGRGGGGEHGRAFLASLSRGIGRITMFGGGPAAADRRRKKSGGRSSQCSDGKARRRQKASFAYD